A section of the Oryza sativa Japonica Group chromosome 1, ASM3414082v1 genome encodes:
- the LOC4326342 gene encoding sugar transport protein MST8-like: MAGGAMTDTDGAHKNYPGKMTIFVFLACLVASSGGLIFGYDIGISGGVTSMDSFLIKFFPSVYAKEKEMVETNQYCKFDSELLTLFTSSLYLAALIASLFASVITRKFGRRITMLGGGVIFLVGAILNGAAADVAMLIIGRILLGIGVGFSNQAVPLYLSEMAPARMRGMLNISFQLMITVGILAANLINYFTDKIAGGWGWRVSLGLAAVPAVIMAGGSLFLPDTPNSLLSRGKENEARAMLRRIRGTDDVGPEYDDLVAASEASKAIENPWRTLLERRYRPQLVMSVLIPTLQQLTGINVVMFYAPVLFKTIGFGGTASLMSAVITGLVNMFATFVSIATVDRLGRRKLLLQGGVQMIFAQFILGTLIAVKFGTAGVANISRGYAIVVVLCICVFVSAFAWSWGPLGWLVPSEIFPLEIRSAAQSVVVVFNMAFTFIIAQIFLMMLCHLKFGLFYFFGAMELIMTGFVFFFLPETKGIPIEEMDRIWGKHWYWRRFVGAGAGGKVEITSTV, encoded by the exons ATGGCCGGCGGCGCCATGACCGACACCGATGGCGCTCACAAGAACTACCCGGGGAAGATGACcatcttcgtcttcctcgcctgcctcgtcgcctcctccggcggccTCATCTTCGGCTACGACATCGGCATCTCCG GCGGCGTGACGTCGATGGACTCGTTCCTGATCAAGTTCTTCCCGTCGGTGTACGCCAAGGAGAAGGAGATGGTGGAGACGAACCAGTACTGCAAGTTCGACAGCGAGCTGCTCACCCTCTTCACCTCGTCGCTCTACCTCGCCGCGCTCATCGCCTCGCTCTTCGCTTCCGTCATCACCCGCAAGTTCGGCCGCAGGATCACcatgctcggcggcggcgtcatctTCCTCGTCGGCGCCATCCTCAacggagccgccgccgacgtcgccatgcTCATCATCGGCCGCATCCTCCTCGGCATCGGCGTCGGCTTCAGCAACCAG GCTGTGCCACTGTACCTGTCggagatggcgccggcgaggatgcGGGGCATGCTGAACATCAGCTTCCAGCTCATGATCACCGTCGGCATCCTCGCCGCCAACCTCATCAACTACTTCACCGACAAGATCGCCGGAGGGTGGGGGTGGCGCGTCagcctcggcctcgccgccgtcccggCCGTCATCATGGCCGGCGgctccctcttcctccccgaCACCCCCAACtcgctcctctcccgcggcaAGGAGAACGAGGCGCGCGCCATGCTCCGCCGCATCCGTGGCACCGACGACGTCGGCCCGGAGTACgacgacctcgtcgccgccagCGAGGCGTCCAAGGCCATCGAGAACCCGTGGCGCACGCTCCTCGAGCGCCGGTACAGGCCGCAGCTGGTGATGTCGGTGCTGATCCCGACGCTGCAGCAGCTCACCGGCATCAACGTCGTCATGTTCTACGCGCCGGTCCTCTTCAAGACCATCGGATTCGGCGGCACGGCCTCGCTCATGTCCGCCGTCATCACCGGCCTCGTCAACATGTTCGCCACCTTCGTCTCCATcgccaccgtcgaccgcctcggccgccgcaaGCTCCTCCTTCAGGGCGGCGTCCAAATGATCTTTGCGCAG TTCATTCTTGGGACGCTGATCGCCGTCAAGTTCGGGACGGCGGGCGTGGCGAACATCTCGCGGGGTTACGCCATCGTGGTGGTGCTGTGCATCTGCGTGTTCGTGTCGGCGTTCGCGTGGTCGTGGGGACCCCTCGGGTGGCTGGTTCCCAGCGAGATCTTCCCGCTGGAGATCAGGTCGGCGGCGCAgagcgtggtggtggtgttcaACATGGCCTTCACCTTCATCATCGCGCAGATCTTCCTGATGATGCTGTGCCACCTCAAGTTCGGCCTCTTCTACTTCTTCGGCGCCATGGAGCTCATCATGACGGggttcgtcttcttcttcctgccGGAGACGAAGGGGATTCCCATCGAGGAGATGGACAGGATCTGGGGTAAGCACTGGTACTGGAGACGGTTCGTCGGCGCTGGGGCCGGCGGCAAGGTCGAGATTACCTCCACAGTATGA